A stretch of the Aphis gossypii isolate Hap1 chromosome 2, ASM2018417v2, whole genome shotgun sequence genome encodes the following:
- the LOC114132687 gene encoding dentin sialophosphoprotein-like isoform X10, whose product MSERAVFLILTISLSVAYGLDLFRVDGFYRNLEKRDNLIMSPDRIATNLIRQKNLMKRDMIEDITKKSTKPMNFEDQGFKSKSVSPLVKRDMMEDITKKTTKPMDFEYQGFNPKSESLLVKRDMIGDINKKTTKPMDFEDQGFNPKSVSPLVKRCNYGKINDCYESNTNVETREVEKKEEHNYSCYSSASETDESVKKDSGKECKCFDSKTNEENCEEKKKEKKKSSSCSSFSETDKKDKKDSEKKCKCSDSKSKGENRDDEKCKCSDSKTNVKTRDVEKKEKKKSSSSSSSNETDKKDKKDSNKKCKCSDSKTKGENRDDKDKKCKCSDSKTKGENRDDEDKKCKCSDSKTKGEDRDDKDKKCKCFDSKTNEESSEEKKKEKKKSSSNSSSSKTDKKDKKDSDKKCKCSDSKTKGENRDDEDKKCKCSDSKTKGEDRDDKDKKCKCFDSKTNEESSEEKKKEKKKSSSNSSSSKTDKKDKKDSDKKCKCSDSKTKGENRDDEDKKCKCFDSKTNGENSEEKKKEKKKSSSNSSSSETDKKDKKDSDKKCKCSDSKTKAENRDDEKCKCSDSKTNVKTREVEKKEKKKSSSSSSSNETDKKNKKDSNKKCKCSDSKTKGENRDDKDKKCKCFDSKTNEESSEEKKKEKKKSSSNSSSSENDKKDKKDSNKKCKCSDSKTKGENRDNEGKQCTCFDSKTNEESREEKKKEKKKSSSGSSCTETDKKDKKDLDKKYNCSDSKTKGETCDVKKTEKNKSSSSSSFSETDKMNKKDSGKKQKCSDSKTNDKTRDGECNSSNSINENGEMKSGSRSYSNLQTDLENSEIMNHQQINYSESEIGEQDNETMLNEIDESSSSLSHCGSGKNELNKSSNQYSAYESEVNNEIRQTTNKENNKSSSSVTCYGSGNEGIKKSNNQRYDYSESDIKEQDNETMFNRDVNSSSKSTRYGCGTNEINQSGLKRISSESEVDEELSGSMGMMKQESISSTSSSGYNQRNIMNSNSARGESRNTVVNDQSTSSALYNQGGENAMGNAEIKQLKYSSSSTSVSGGKKQMNQVTQKLESNQFEHNLNYNEYGNQEEEEEEINHSGCSNQ is encoded by the exons ATGAGTGAACGTGcggtttttttgattttaactatCAGTTTAagc GTGGCTTATGGATTAGATTTGTTTAGAGTTGAtggtttttatagaaatttagaGAAAAGGGATAATCTAATAATGTCACCTGATCGTATAGCGACAAACCTTATTAGACAGAAAAATTTGATGAAACGAGATATGATAGAAGATATTACCAAAAAATCTACAAAACCCATGAATTTTGAAGATCAAGGTTTCAAATCAAAATCCGTATCACCATTAGTTAAACGAGATATGATGGAAGATATTACCAAAAAAACTACGAAACCCATGGATTTTGAATATCAAGGTTTCAATCCAAAATCCGAATCATTATTAGTTAAACGAGATATGATAGGagatattaacaaaaaaactacGAAACCCATGGATTTTGAAGATCAAGGTTTCAATCCAAAATCTGTATCACCATTAGTTAAACGATGTAATTAT GGTAAGATAAATGATTGTTATGAATCAAATACAAATGTAGAAACCCGAGAAGTTgag AAAAAAGAAGAACATAATTATTCATGTTACTCATCAGCCAGTGAAACTGATGAAAGTGTTAAGAAAGATTcg GGTAAGGAATGTAAATGCTttgattcaaaaacaaatgaagAAAATTGTGAAGAAaag aaaaaagaaaaaaagaaatcttCATCTTGCTCATCATTCAGTGAAACTGATAAAAAGGATAAGAAAGATTCG gaGAAGAAATGTAAATGCTCTGATTCAAAATCAAAAGGAGAAAACCGTGATGAtgag AAATGTAAATGCTCTGATTCAAAAACGAATGTTAAAACTCGTGATGTTgag aaaaaagaaaaaaagaaatcttCATCTAGCTCTTCATCAAACGAAACTGATAAAAAGGATAAGAAAGATTCG aataagaaatgtaaatgctctgattcaaaaacaaaaggaGAAAACCGTGATGataag gataagaaatgtaaatgcTCCGATTCAAAAACTAAAGGAGAAAACCGTGATGAtgag GACAAGAAATGTAAATGCTctgattcaaaaacaaaaggaGAAGACCGTGATGataag gataagaaatgtaaatgttttgattCGAAAACAAATGAAGAAAGCAGTGAAgaaaag aaaaaagaaaaaaagaaatcttCATCTAATTCATCATCCagtaaaactgataaaaagGATAAGAAAGATTCG gataagaaatgtaaatgcTCCGATTCAAAAACTAAAGGAGAAAACCGTGATGAtgag GACAAGAAATGTAAATGCTctgattcaaaaacaaaaggaGAAGACCGTGATGataag gataagaaatgtaaatgttttgattCGAAAACAAATGAAGAAAGCAGTGAAgaaaag aaaaaagaaaaaaagaaatcttCATCTAATTCATCATCCagtaaaactgataaaaagGATAAGAAAGATTCG gataagaaatgtaaatgcTCCGATTCAAAAACTAAAGGAGAAAACCGTGATGAtgag GACAAGAAatgtaaatgttttgattCGAAAACAAATGGAGAAAACAGCGAAgaaaag aaaaaagaaaaaaagaaatcttCATCTAACTCATCATCTAGTGAGACTGATAAAAAGGATAAGAAAGATTCG gataagaaatgtaaatgctccgattcaaaaacaaaagcaGAAAACCGTGATGAtgag AAATGTAAATGCTctgattcaaaaacaaatgttaaaaCTCGTGAAGTTGAg aaaaaagaaaaaaagaaatcttCATCTAGCTCTTCATCAAATGAAACTGATAAAAAGAATAAGAAAGATTCG aataagaaatgtaaatgctctgattcaaaaacaaaaggaGAAAACCGTGATGataag gataagaaatgtaaatgttttgattCGAAAACAAATGAAGAAAGCAGTGAAgaaaag aaaaaagaaaaaaagaaatcttCATCGAACTCATCATCTagtgaaaatgataaaaaggATAAGAAAGATTCG aataagaaatgtaaatgcTCCGATTCAAAAACTAAAGGAGAAAACCGTGATAAtgag ggCAAGCAATGTACATGCTTTGATTCGAAAACAAATGAAGAAAGCCGTGAAgaaaag aaaaaagaaaaaaagaaatcttCATCTGGCTCATCTTGCACTGAAACTGATAAAAAGGATAAGAAAGATTTG gataagaaatataattgctctgattcaaaaacaaaaggaGAAACCTGCGATGTTAAG aaaacagaaaaaaataaatcttcatCTAGCTCATCATTTAGTGAAACTGATAAAATGAATAAGAAAGATTCG ggTAAGAAACAAAAATGCTCTGATTCAAAAACAAACGATAAAACCCGGGATGGTGAg TGCAATAGTTCTAATTCAATTAATGAAAATGGTGAAAtgaag agtGGTAGCCGAAGTTACTCCAATTTGCAAACTGACTTAGAAAACAGTGAAAttatg aaccatcaacaaattaattattctgagTCAGAGATCGGTGAACAAGACAATGAAACGATG ttAAATGAAATAGACGAATCTTCATCTTCATTATCACATTGTGGAAGtggtaaaaatgaattaaacaaaTCG agTAACCAATATAGTGCGTATGAATCGGAAGTAAACAATGAAATTAGGCAAACGAcg aataaagaaaataacaaaTCGTCATCTTCAGTAACGTGTTATGGAAGTGGTAACGAGGGAATAAAAAAATcg aacAATCAACGTTATGATTATTCTGAGTCAGATATTAAAGAACAAGATAATGAAACGAtg tTTAATAGAGACGTGAATTCTTCATCTAAATCAACTCGTTATGGATGTGGTACAAATGAAATTAACCAATcg ggGTTAAAACGTATTAGTTCTGAATCAGAAGTAGATGAAGAATTGTCAGGATCAATGGGAATG ATGAAACAAGAAAGTATATCATCGACTTCATCATCA GGTTATAATCAACGTAACATCATGAACTCAAATTCTGCACGTGGAGAATCAAGAAACACTGTG gtaaatgatCAATCTACGTCGTCTGCATTGTACAACCAAGGAGGTGAAAATGCAATGGGAAATGcg
- the LOC114132687 gene encoding uncharacterized protein DDB_G0283697-like isoform X30, giving the protein MSERAVFLILTISLSVAYGLDLFRVDGFYRNLEKRDNLIMSPDRIATNLIRQKNLMKRDMIEDITKKSTKPMNFEDQGFKSKSVSPLVKRDMMEDITKKTTKPMDFEYQGFNPKSESLLVKRDMIGDINKKTTKPMDFEDQGFNPKSVSPLVKRCNYGKINDCYESNTNVETREVEKKEEHNYSCYSSASETDESVKKDSGKECKCFDSKTNEENCEEKKKEKKKSSSCSSFSETDKKDKKDSDKKCKCSDSKTKGENRDDEDKKCKCSDSKTKGEDRDDKDKKCKCFDSKTNEESSEEKKKEKKKSSSNSSSSKTDKKDKKDSDKKCKCSDSKTKGENRDDEDKKCKCSDSKTKGEDRDDKDKKCKCFDSKTNEESSEEKKKEKKKSSSNSSSSKTDKKDKKDSDKKCKCSDSKTKGENRDDEDKKCKCFDSKTNGENSEEKKKEKKKSSSNSSSSETDKKDKKDSDKKCKCSDSKTKAENRDDEKCKCSDSKTNVKTREVEKKEKKKSSSSSSSNETDKKNKKDSNKKCKCSDSKTKGENRDDKDKKCKCFDSKTNEESSEEKKKEKKKSSSNSSSSENDKKDKKDSNKKCKCSDSKTKGENRDNEGKQCTCFDSKTNEESREEKKKEKKKSSSGSSCTETDKKDKKDLDKKYNCSDSKTKGETCDVKKTEKNKSSSSSSFSETDKMNKKDSGKKQKCSDSKTNDKTRDGECNSSNSINENGEMKSGSRSYSNLQTDLENSEIMNHQQINYSESEIGEQDNETMLNEIDESSSSLSHCGSGKNELNKSSNQYSAYESEVNNEIRQTTNKENNKSSSSVTCYGSGNEGIKKSNNQRYDYSESDIKEQDNETMFNRDVNSSSKSTRYGCGTNEINQSGLKRISSESEVDEELSGSMGMMKQESISSTSSSGYNQRNIMNSNSARGESRNTVVNDQSTSSALYNQGGENAMGNAEIKQLKYSSSSTSVSGGKKQMNQVTQKLESNQFEHNLNYNEYGNQEEEEEEINHSGCSNQ; this is encoded by the exons ATGAGTGAACGTGcggtttttttgattttaactatCAGTTTAagc GTGGCTTATGGATTAGATTTGTTTAGAGTTGAtggtttttatagaaatttagaGAAAAGGGATAATCTAATAATGTCACCTGATCGTATAGCGACAAACCTTATTAGACAGAAAAATTTGATGAAACGAGATATGATAGAAGATATTACCAAAAAATCTACAAAACCCATGAATTTTGAAGATCAAGGTTTCAAATCAAAATCCGTATCACCATTAGTTAAACGAGATATGATGGAAGATATTACCAAAAAAACTACGAAACCCATGGATTTTGAATATCAAGGTTTCAATCCAAAATCCGAATCATTATTAGTTAAACGAGATATGATAGGagatattaacaaaaaaactacGAAACCCATGGATTTTGAAGATCAAGGTTTCAATCCAAAATCTGTATCACCATTAGTTAAACGATGTAATTAT GGTAAGATAAATGATTGTTATGAATCAAATACAAATGTAGAAACCCGAGAAGTTgag AAAAAAGAAGAACATAATTATTCATGTTACTCATCAGCCAGTGAAACTGATGAAAGTGTTAAGAAAGATTcg GGTAAGGAATGTAAATGCTttgattcaaaaacaaatgaagAAAATTGTGAAGAAaag aaaaaagaaaaaaagaaatcttCATCTTGCTCATCATTCAGTGAAACTGATAAAAAGGATAAGAAAGATTCG gataagaaatgtaaatgcTCCGATTCAAAAACTAAAGGAGAAAACCGTGATGAtgag GACAAGAAATGTAAATGCTctgattcaaaaacaaaaggaGAAGACCGTGATGataag gataagaaatgtaaatgttttgattCGAAAACAAATGAAGAAAGCAGTGAAgaaaag aaaaaagaaaaaaagaaatcttCATCTAATTCATCATCCagtaaaactgataaaaagGATAAGAAAGATTCG gataagaaatgtaaatgcTCCGATTCAAAAACTAAAGGAGAAAACCGTGATGAtgag GACAAGAAATGTAAATGCTctgattcaaaaacaaaaggaGAAGACCGTGATGataag gataagaaatgtaaatgttttgattCGAAAACAAATGAAGAAAGCAGTGAAgaaaag aaaaaagaaaaaaagaaatcttCATCTAATTCATCATCCagtaaaactgataaaaagGATAAGAAAGATTCG gataagaaatgtaaatgcTCCGATTCAAAAACTAAAGGAGAAAACCGTGATGAtgag GACAAGAAatgtaaatgttttgattCGAAAACAAATGGAGAAAACAGCGAAgaaaag aaaaaagaaaaaaagaaatcttCATCTAACTCATCATCTAGTGAGACTGATAAAAAGGATAAGAAAGATTCG gataagaaatgtaaatgctccgattcaaaaacaaaagcaGAAAACCGTGATGAtgag AAATGTAAATGCTctgattcaaaaacaaatgttaaaaCTCGTGAAGTTGAg aaaaaagaaaaaaagaaatcttCATCTAGCTCTTCATCAAATGAAACTGATAAAAAGAATAAGAAAGATTCG aataagaaatgtaaatgctctgattcaaaaacaaaaggaGAAAACCGTGATGataag gataagaaatgtaaatgttttgattCGAAAACAAATGAAGAAAGCAGTGAAgaaaag aaaaaagaaaaaaagaaatcttCATCGAACTCATCATCTagtgaaaatgataaaaaggATAAGAAAGATTCG aataagaaatgtaaatgcTCCGATTCAAAAACTAAAGGAGAAAACCGTGATAAtgag ggCAAGCAATGTACATGCTTTGATTCGAAAACAAATGAAGAAAGCCGTGAAgaaaag aaaaaagaaaaaaagaaatcttCATCTGGCTCATCTTGCACTGAAACTGATAAAAAGGATAAGAAAGATTTG gataagaaatataattgctctgattcaaaaacaaaaggaGAAACCTGCGATGTTAAG aaaacagaaaaaaataaatcttcatCTAGCTCATCATTTAGTGAAACTGATAAAATGAATAAGAAAGATTCG ggTAAGAAACAAAAATGCTCTGATTCAAAAACAAACGATAAAACCCGGGATGGTGAg TGCAATAGTTCTAATTCAATTAATGAAAATGGTGAAAtgaag agtGGTAGCCGAAGTTACTCCAATTTGCAAACTGACTTAGAAAACAGTGAAAttatg aaccatcaacaaattaattattctgagTCAGAGATCGGTGAACAAGACAATGAAACGATG ttAAATGAAATAGACGAATCTTCATCTTCATTATCACATTGTGGAAGtggtaaaaatgaattaaacaaaTCG agTAACCAATATAGTGCGTATGAATCGGAAGTAAACAATGAAATTAGGCAAACGAcg aataaagaaaataacaaaTCGTCATCTTCAGTAACGTGTTATGGAAGTGGTAACGAGGGAATAAAAAAATcg aacAATCAACGTTATGATTATTCTGAGTCAGATATTAAAGAACAAGATAATGAAACGAtg tTTAATAGAGACGTGAATTCTTCATCTAAATCAACTCGTTATGGATGTGGTACAAATGAAATTAACCAATcg ggGTTAAAACGTATTAGTTCTGAATCAGAAGTAGATGAAGAATTGTCAGGATCAATGGGAATG ATGAAACAAGAAAGTATATCATCGACTTCATCATCA GGTTATAATCAACGTAACATCATGAACTCAAATTCTGCACGTGGAGAATCAAGAAACACTGTG gtaaatgatCAATCTACGTCGTCTGCATTGTACAACCAAGGAGGTGAAAATGCAATGGGAAATGcg
- the LOC114132687 gene encoding uncharacterized protein DDB_G0283697-like isoform X50, translating into MSERAVFLILTISLSVAYGLDLFRVDGFYRNLEKRDNLIMSPDRIATNLIRQKNLMKRDMIEDITKKSTKPMNFEDQGFKSKSVSPLVKRDMMEDITKKTTKPMDFEYQGFNPKSESLLVKRDMIGDINKKTTKPMDFEDQGFNPKSVSPLVKRCNYGKINDCYESNTNVETREVEKKEEHNYSCYSSASETDESVKKDSGKECKCFDSKTNEENCEEKKKEKKKSSSCSSFSETDKKDKKDSDKKCKCSDSKTKGENRDDEDKKCKCSDSKTKGEDRDDKDKKCKCFDSKTNEESSEEKKKEKKKSSSNSSSSKTDKKDKKDSDKKCKCSDSKTKGENRDDEDKKCKCFDSKTNGENSEEKKKEKKKSSSNSSSSETDKKDKKDSDKKCKCSDSKTKAENRDDEKCKCSDSKTNVKTREVEKKEKKKSSSSSSSNETDKKNKKDSNKKCKCSDSKTKGENRDDKDKKCKCFDSKTNEESSEEKKKEKKKSSSNSSSSENDKKDKKDSNKKCKCSDSKTKGENRDNEGKQCTCFDSKTNEESREEKKKEKKKSSSGSSCTETDKKDKKDLDKKYNCSDSKTKGETCDVKKTEKNKSSSSSSFSETDKMNKKDSGKKQKCSDSKTNDKTRDGECNSSNSINENGEMKSGSRSYSNLQTDLENSEIMNHQQINYSESEIGEQDNETMLNEIDESSSSLSHCGSGKNELNKSSNQYSAYESEVNNEIRQTTNKENNKSSSSVTCYGSGNEGIKKSNNQRYDYSESDIKEQDNETMFNRDVNSSSKSTRYGCGTNEINQSGLKRISSESEVDEELSGSMGMMKQESISSTSSSGYNQRNIMNSNSARGESRNTVVNDQSTSSALYNQGGENAMGNAEIKQLKYSSSSTSVSGGKKQMNQVTQKLESNQFEHNLNYNEYGNQEEEEEEINHSGCSNQ; encoded by the exons ATGAGTGAACGTGcggtttttttgattttaactatCAGTTTAagc GTGGCTTATGGATTAGATTTGTTTAGAGTTGAtggtttttatagaaatttagaGAAAAGGGATAATCTAATAATGTCACCTGATCGTATAGCGACAAACCTTATTAGACAGAAAAATTTGATGAAACGAGATATGATAGAAGATATTACCAAAAAATCTACAAAACCCATGAATTTTGAAGATCAAGGTTTCAAATCAAAATCCGTATCACCATTAGTTAAACGAGATATGATGGAAGATATTACCAAAAAAACTACGAAACCCATGGATTTTGAATATCAAGGTTTCAATCCAAAATCCGAATCATTATTAGTTAAACGAGATATGATAGGagatattaacaaaaaaactacGAAACCCATGGATTTTGAAGATCAAGGTTTCAATCCAAAATCTGTATCACCATTAGTTAAACGATGTAATTAT GGTAAGATAAATGATTGTTATGAATCAAATACAAATGTAGAAACCCGAGAAGTTgag AAAAAAGAAGAACATAATTATTCATGTTACTCATCAGCCAGTGAAACTGATGAAAGTGTTAAGAAAGATTcg GGTAAGGAATGTAAATGCTttgattcaaaaacaaatgaagAAAATTGTGAAGAAaag aaaaaagaaaaaaagaaatcttCATCTTGCTCATCATTCAGTGAAACTGATAAAAAGGATAAGAAAGATTCG gataagaaatgtaaatgcTCCGATTCAAAAACTAAAGGAGAAAACCGTGATGAtgag GACAAGAAATGTAAATGCTctgattcaaaaacaaaaggaGAAGACCGTGATGataag gataagaaatgtaaatgttttgattCGAAAACAAATGAAGAAAGCAGTGAAgaaaag aaaaaagaaaaaaagaaatcttCATCTAATTCATCATCCagtaaaactgataaaaagGATAAGAAAGATTCG gataagaaatgtaaatgcTCCGATTCAAAAACTAAAGGAGAAAACCGTGATGAtgag GACAAGAAatgtaaatgttttgattCGAAAACAAATGGAGAAAACAGCGAAgaaaag aaaaaagaaaaaaagaaatcttCATCTAACTCATCATCTAGTGAGACTGATAAAAAGGATAAGAAAGATTCG gataagaaatgtaaatgctccgattcaaaaacaaaagcaGAAAACCGTGATGAtgag AAATGTAAATGCTctgattcaaaaacaaatgttaaaaCTCGTGAAGTTGAg aaaaaagaaaaaaagaaatcttCATCTAGCTCTTCATCAAATGAAACTGATAAAAAGAATAAGAAAGATTCG aataagaaatgtaaatgctctgattcaaaaacaaaaggaGAAAACCGTGATGataag gataagaaatgtaaatgttttgattCGAAAACAAATGAAGAAAGCAGTGAAgaaaag aaaaaagaaaaaaagaaatcttCATCGAACTCATCATCTagtgaaaatgataaaaaggATAAGAAAGATTCG aataagaaatgtaaatgcTCCGATTCAAAAACTAAAGGAGAAAACCGTGATAAtgag ggCAAGCAATGTACATGCTTTGATTCGAAAACAAATGAAGAAAGCCGTGAAgaaaag aaaaaagaaaaaaagaaatcttCATCTGGCTCATCTTGCACTGAAACTGATAAAAAGGATAAGAAAGATTTG gataagaaatataattgctctgattcaaaaacaaaaggaGAAACCTGCGATGTTAAG aaaacagaaaaaaataaatcttcatCTAGCTCATCATTTAGTGAAACTGATAAAATGAATAAGAAAGATTCG ggTAAGAAACAAAAATGCTCTGATTCAAAAACAAACGATAAAACCCGGGATGGTGAg TGCAATAGTTCTAATTCAATTAATGAAAATGGTGAAAtgaag agtGGTAGCCGAAGTTACTCCAATTTGCAAACTGACTTAGAAAACAGTGAAAttatg aaccatcaacaaattaattattctgagTCAGAGATCGGTGAACAAGACAATGAAACGATG ttAAATGAAATAGACGAATCTTCATCTTCATTATCACATTGTGGAAGtggtaaaaatgaattaaacaaaTCG agTAACCAATATAGTGCGTATGAATCGGAAGTAAACAATGAAATTAGGCAAACGAcg aataaagaaaataacaaaTCGTCATCTTCAGTAACGTGTTATGGAAGTGGTAACGAGGGAATAAAAAAATcg aacAATCAACGTTATGATTATTCTGAGTCAGATATTAAAGAACAAGATAATGAAACGAtg tTTAATAGAGACGTGAATTCTTCATCTAAATCAACTCGTTATGGATGTGGTACAAATGAAATTAACCAATcg ggGTTAAAACGTATTAGTTCTGAATCAGAAGTAGATGAAGAATTGTCAGGATCAATGGGAATG ATGAAACAAGAAAGTATATCATCGACTTCATCATCA GGTTATAATCAACGTAACATCATGAACTCAAATTCTGCACGTGGAGAATCAAGAAACACTGTG gtaaatgatCAATCTACGTCGTCTGCATTGTACAACCAAGGAGGTGAAAATGCAATGGGAAATGcg